The region GGCATGCGCGCCGACCCGGCCTTCCGCGACGTCACCAGCGATTCGCAGATCAAGGGCTTGCAGGCGTCCTTGAAGATCGACCGCGACAAGGCGAACATGCTGGGCGTGCAGATGTCGGACATTCGCACCGCCCTGTACAGCGCGTTTGGCGAGCGGCAGGTGTCGACCATCTATTCCTCGGCCGCCAGCTATTACGTGATCCTGGAAGCGGCCACGCCGGACCGTCAGTACGACGATGCGCTGACGCGCGTGTCGGTGCGCAGCAAGACGGGGGAACTGGTCAAATTGTCGAGCATTGCTCGCGTCGAGCGCACCATCGGCCCCACCTCCGTCAATCACCAGGGCCAGCTGCAGGCCGTCACGATTGCCTTCAACCTGGCGCCGGACGTGCCGCTGGGGATTGCCACCGGCAAGATCGACGTGATGAGCAAGGGCATGAACTTGCCCGCGTCGATCATCACCCGCTACGGCGGCGACGCGGCCGTGTTCCAAGATTCGCAGGCCAGCCAGATCATCCTGATCATCGCCGCGCTGGCCGTCATCTACGTGCTGCTGGGCGTCTTGTACGAAAGCTATATCCACCCGCTGACCATTTTGGCCGGCCTGCCGTCGGCCGCTGTTGGCGCGCTGCTGACCTTGCGTCTGTTCGGCATGGACCTGACCATGATCGCGATTATCGGTATTTTGATGCTGATCGGCATCGTCAAGAAAAACGCCATCATGATGATCGACTTTGCCCTGCATGCGCAGAGGAACGAGGGCCTGGCCCCCGCCGAAGCGATACGCCAGGCCTGCATCCTGCGCTTCCGTCCGATCATGATGACCTCGGCGGCGGCGCTGATGGGCGCCTTGCCGATCGCACTGGGCCTGGGCGCGGGCGCCGAACTGCGCCAGCCGCTGGGCCTGGCCGTGGTCGGCGGCCTGATCTTTTCGCAAGTGATCACCTTGTTCATCACGCCCGTGATCTATCTGTTCCTCGACAAATACAGCGGCACCGGGCCGATGACGGACGAGCAACTGGTGGCGCTCGACAACAAAGCCTGATTGCTCGGATAAAAAACGCTGCGGCGCGCCAGTCCTTCGGGAACGGCGCGCCGTTTGTGTTACCTGGCTGTAAGAAGCGTGATACATACGGTAACAACCATCAAGGGCCGCTTCGGCTACTCTTCATGGCGGTGCAAGGAATGCCGCGATCCTGTACGCTTCGGGTGGCAAGGGCGCGGCAAGTGTTTCCAAACGCCGGCGATTCTGGCACTATGACTGCCCTGTAAGATCAACTTTGTTGCTACAAAGAAAGCACGATTCATTTTGCATGACACGACCCACCCGATGGCTGCCGATACCGGCTATTGCCCTACCTGCGGGCAATTGATCCAGCCGCCACTGGCCTATGGCGAAAAGACCAGCAACCGCCGCAAGGTGATACTGGGCGTGTCTGTCCTGCTGCACGTGCTGATTGCCGCGTATGCCTTGCTGCATACGGACAAGATCGAAAAGATCCCGCCGCCGAAAAAGGAAAGCGCGATGGTGTATATCGCGCCGCTGAAGGACAAGCCGACGCCGAAACCGACGCCCAAGCCCACGCCCAAGCCGACGCCGAAGGAAACCAAGGTTGCCAAGGTGAAACCGCCGCCAGCGCCGAGCAAGCCGGTGGTGACGAAAAACGTGCCGCGCGACAAGCCGAAGCTGGAAACCTTTACGCCGCCGCTGGTATCGAAAGTGCCGTTGCCGCCGCCGCCGGCCGACGACATGGCCACCATGATCGAGCAGCGCCGCCAGCAGCGCCAGGCGCAGCAGCCGGCGCCGCCGGCCGAGGAAAGCGAAAACGACCGCGCCACGCGCGTGGCCAAGGCCAATATCGCGCGCGCCCAGGGCCGCAACTCGGGCAGCGACAACGATGATTCGGGTGGCGTGTTTTCCATCGTCAACCAGACCTCGTTCAGTGCCGAAGTCAAGTTCAAGGGCTGGAACGGTAACTTCAAGCGCAACTGGCTGAAGCAGGAAAAAGTTGAGCTGGGCAATGAGCCCGATATCGAATCGGCCATCATCAAGAAGATGATCCAGCTGATCCGTGCCGAAAAGCCGGGCGACTTCGTGTGGGAATCGCGCCGCCTGGGCCGCAACGTCAATCTCAGCGCTCGCGTCGAGGATACTGCCGAGCTGACCGCGTTCCTGCGCCAGGAATTCTTTTCCGAGAAACGGCCAGGGCCGGGCCGGCGTTAATTTTCAGCCATGAAAAAAAGGCGGCTCACGCAAGTGAGCCGCCTTTTTAACGTGCCGTACTGATACGAGGATCAAGCCGGTTTGTCTGCTTCCGGTTCGACGTCGTCTTCCATCTCGATCAGTTCCACCATTTCGGCGGCGCCGTCTTCGCTGATGCCGGCCAGTTCCATGATCTTGTCATTGGCTTCCTCGATGCCGACCCGTTTCAGGGCCGAGAACAGCTGCACCGTGAACGGGAAGCCGACGCCGTCTTCATCGACATAGCTGTCGAGCTTGGCCTTGGCCTGGCGCAGCGCGTTCACCGATTCATTGCGGTTCAGCTTGTCGACCTTGGTCAGGATGCAGTGGATCGGCTTGCCGGTCGGCGCGAACCATTCCAGCATCTGGATGTCGAGGTCCGTAAACGGGCGGCGCGAATCCATGATCAGGATCAGGCCGGCCAGCTGTTCGCGGCGCTGCACATAGTCGCCCAGCAAACGCTGCCAGTGCAGCTTGGCCGAGCCCGACACTTCCGCATAGCCATAACCGGGCAAGTCGACCAGCAGGCATTCGATCTCTTCGACGATGGTGGCATCCTTGCGGTGCTGGCCCACGTGGGCGCCGCCGATCGAGAAATAGTTGATATGCTGGGTACGGCCCGGCGTCTTGGAGGCGAACGCCAAGCCTTTCTGATTGCACAAAATATTGATGGCGGTCGATTTGCCGGCATTGGAGCGGCCGGCAAAAGCGATTTCCGGCACCGAGGTATCGGGCAGGTCGCGCAGTTGGTTGACGGTCGTAAAGAAACGGGCTTGCCAGAGTTTTGACATGGGAGTAGTAATGCAAGAAAAGGGAGCGATAAGAGAGCAATAACGCCAAGAAGCTATTGTACAATAAGGAGTTGTTAATTGTTGCCGGCGTAGCAGCGATGCGGCTTGCGGCCCTGAAAATAATGCAAAAATCCCAGGGCGCGGCAATGTCCACCACTAATTTTTCACTGTCCCAGGGTGCCTGAATGAATCGTGCATTTTCACCGTTGTTCAAATCCATGTTGCTCGCTTTGCTGGCCGTCTCGGCAACTGTTTCGGCCGCTGAAGCACCGAAGCCCGCCGTCAAAGCCGATGCCAACAAGGGCGCCACCCTGTACACCGATGGCGACGCCGCGCGCGGCTTGCCCGCCTGCGTCTCCTGCCATGGCGCGGCCGGCAATTCGACCATCACGGCCAATCCCAAGCTGGCCGGCCAGCACGAAAACTATCTGTACAAGCAGCTGGTCGATTTCACCACGCCGCAGCGCAACCAGCCCGTCATGTCGACCTACGCCAAGATGCTCAGCGATGCCGACAAGAAAAACGTCGCCGCCTACCTGGGCGCGCAGCTGGCCAAGCCGGGCGCCGCCAAGAACAAGGACACCATCGAGCTGGGCAAGAAGATCTACCGTGGCGGAATTGCTTCGAAACAAGTCGCGGCCTGTGCCAGCTGTCATGGCGCGGCGGGCAATGGCATCCCCGTGCAATATCCGCGCATCGCCGGCCAGCACCAGGACTATACGATCGCCCAGCTGACCCAGTTCCGCAGCACCAAGGCCGATGCGCGCAAGAACAGCGTCGACATGCACACCATCGCCGCGCGCATGTCGGACGATGAGATCGCCGCCGTTGCCGATTACATAGCCGGCCTGAAATAACTTTCCATAGCGGCAATCATTGCCGGACACTATGGTGTGGATGAAGAAGGGCGGCCGTGGCAAGGGGCTGCCCTTTTTTTATGACCCCGGCCAAACTGGGTTATGCTGCCGCCTTGCGCAGCCGAAACTTCCCCGCCTTTTTTAGATTGCCATTCAGTATGAGTAACAACGCATGAGTACCAGCACCACCGGAATCGAACTCAAAACGCAGCGCCGCAGCCTGGCCGAATTCGTCGAACTGATCTCGTCGATGCGCTTTGCCATCAGCTTGCTGACCCTGATCGCCGTGTCCTCCGTGATCGGCACCGTGCTCAAGCAGAACGAGCCGATGCCCAACTACATCAACCAGTTCGGCCCGTTCTGGTTTTCCGTGTTCGACAAGCTGAGCCTGTATTCGGTCTATTCGGCCTGGTGGTTTCTGCTGATCATGGGTTTCCTGGTCGCCTCGACCTCGCTGTGCATCGTGCGCAATGCGCCGAAGATGCTCAAGGACATGCGCAGCTGGCGCGAAACCGTGCGTGAGCAGTCCTTGCGCAATTTCCACCACAAGGCCGAATGGCTGGCGGCGCTGCCGCGCGCCGCGCTGGCCCAGCAGATGGTGATGCGTTTGAAGGACGCCGGCTACCAGGCCAAGATCGTGGAAAAGGACAACGCCACGCTGGTGGCGGCCAAGCGCGGCGCGGCCAACAAATGGGGCTATATCTTTGCCCACGGCGCCATCGTCATCATCTGCGTCGGTGGCCTGCTGGACTCGGAAATGCCGATCAGGGTGCAACAATGGTTCTTCGGCAAGACGCCGTTTGCGGGCAGCGGCGTGATCGCCGAGATTCCCGCCCAGCACCGTTTGAGCCTGTCGAACCCCACTTTCCGCGGCAATACCATGATCCCGGAAGGCTCGACCAGCAGCACCGCCATCATTCCGCAAGCCGATGGCGTGCTGATCCAGGACCTGCCGATCACCATCCTGCTGAAGAAATTCCACATTGATTTCTATAGCACCGGCATGCCCAAGCTGTTCGCCAGCGACGTGGTGGTCACCGACCATGAGACGGGCGCGAGTTTTCCGGCCACCATCAAGGTCAACCAGCCGCTGCTGTACAAAGGCCTGGCCCTGTACCAGTCCAGCTTTGAAGATGGCGGCAGCAAGCTCAAGCTCACCGGTTTCCCGATGGCCGGCAAGACGGACAAACGTTTCGATATCGGCGGCGAAGTGGGCGGCAGCACGCCGCTGGAGCGCAGCGACGGCAATTCGTATAGCGTCGAATGGTCGGGCTTTCGGCCGTTTAACGTGGAAAACATGAGTTCCGGCCAGGATGTGCGGGCCGTCAGCAAGGCCGAGAGTTTCAATGAAAAATTCGCCGTCGGCCTCGACAAGCGTCTCGGTTCCGCCGCCAAGAACGCCAATAACAAGGACCTGAAAAACGTCGGCCCGAGCGTGCTGTACAAATTGCGCGACAAGACGGGCCAGGCGCGCGAGTACCAGAACTACATGCAGCCCGTCACGGTCGACGGCGCGCTGGTGTTCCTGGCCGGCATGCGCGTCAACCCGAGCGACGCCTTCAGCTACCTGCGCATTCCCGCCGACGACAATTACACGGTGAAGGAATGGATGCGCCTGCGCGCCGCGCTGCAGGACCCGGAACTGCGCGAGCAGGCCGCCGCCCGCTACGCCCAGCGCGCCATGCCGAACGCCAACGCGGAAGCGCTGCGCGGCCAGCTGCAGGAATCGGCCGCGAAAAGCCTGGCCATCTTTGCCGGCAACGGGCAGGAGGGCGGTTTCCTGGCGATTTCGCGTTTCCTGGAAAAAGTGCCCAAGGCCGAGCAGGAAAAGGCGGCCGATATCTTCATGAAGATCCTCAACGGCAGCCTGTGGGACTTGTGGCAGGCCGCGCGCTCCAAGGCCGGCCTGAGCGCCATCGAGGCCGATGAAAAGCACGGCCGTTTCCTGCAACTGGCGACCAATGCCCTGTCCGACAGCTTCTTCTATGGCGCGCCGGTGTATTTGCAGCTCGATGAGTTTACGGAAATCAAGGCTTCCGTGCTGCAAGTGACGCGCTCGCCGGGCAAGGGCGTGGTCTACCTGGGCTGTTTGTTCCTGGTTATCGGCGTGTTTTCCATGTTCTATATCCGTGAGCGCCGCTTGTGGGTGTGGATCAAGGATGATGCCAACAACCCTGGCGACAGCACCGCCCTGATGGCCATGAGCACCCAGCGCAAGACGCTGGATTTTGAAAAAGAATTTGAGAACCTGAAGGCAAAATTGCCGCAATCGGCGTAAGCTGCGCCTGAGCTGGCGTCACGCCGTGCAGGCAATGGAGAAAAACATGGAATTGGCAAATAAACAGATTTACACGCAGGAACCCGGCTTTTTCAAGCGCCTGGGCCTGGTCGACTGGCTGTACGGCGCGGGCCTGCTGGCCGCTTCGCTGTATGGCTTGGTGCACTTTGGCGCCTTCATGGACATCTATGAAAAAGTCATTTTACTGGCGGCGGCGCCCACCTTTGCCTGGCTGGGCTGGTACTGGAAGCCGGTGCGCTGGCTGATCCCCGTGGCCGCCGTGCTGTCGCTGTTTGCCATCGAACTCTACGGTGGCCAGCTGGACATGGCAAACCAGAAATTTTTCCTGAAGTATATGTTGTCCAGCCAGTCCGCGATTCTGTGGATGGGCACCTTGTTCGTGCTGTCGACCCTGTTCTACTGGATCGGCCTGGTGGCGCGCTCGGACTTCGGTTCCTCGGTCGGTTCGCTGCTGTGCTGGGCCGGCGTGGTGCTGGGCCTGACGGGCATGCTGGTGCGCTGGTATGAGTCCTACTTGATCGGCGCCGACGTGGGCCATATTCCCGTGTCGAACCTGTATGAAGTGTTCATCCTGTTTTCCTTGATCACGGCCATGTTCTACCTGTACTACGAGCAGCACTATGCGACGCGCCAGCTGGGCGCCTTCGTCATGCTGGTGATTTCCGCCGCCGTGGTATTTTTGCTGTGGTACACGGTCACGCGCGACGCGGCCGATATCCAGCCGCTGGTGCCGGCCTTGCAAAGCTGGTGGATGAAGATCCACGTGCCGGCCAACTTCATCGGCTACGGTACCTTTTCGCTGTCGGCCATGGTCGCTTCGGCCTACCTGCTGAAATCGAGCGGCTACCTGGTCGACCGCCTGCCATCGCTGGAAGTGCTGGACGACGTGATGTACAAGGCCATTTCCGTCGGATTCGCTTTCTTCACGGTAGCGACCATCCTGGGCGCGCTGTGGGCGGCCGAGGCGTGGGGCGGCTACTGGTCGTGGGATCCGAAGGAAACCTGGGCCCTGATCGTCTGGCTCAACTATGCGGCCTGGCTGCACATGCGATTGATGACGGGTTTGCGCGGCAGAGTGGCGGCCTGGTGGGCGCTGGTGGGCCTGATGGTGACGACGTTTGCGTTTTTAGGTGTCAATATGTTCCTGTCCGGCCTGCATTCTTACGGCAAGCTTTAAGGCGGGTCTACATGACGCAACCGTCATGAACGGCTGCGGAAACTGGTGTACTGTGTAACTAACCACCACCTTTCCGGAGCCGCCATGTTGATCAAGCGCAGTCCCAACGGTATTGAACTGCCGTTCTCATCCGAAATCACGCCGCGCGCCGTCTTCGAAGCGCGCCGCAGCTTTATCAAGCAGGCGGCCATCGGCGCCGTCTCCAGCGCGGCCCTGCTGGAAATGATGAACCGCGAAGCGTTCGCGCAGGGCACCCATCCCAAGCTGGCCGCCAAACTGAATCCCGCCTATTCGGCGCTGGACAAGCAGACCGCCTACAAAGACGCCACCACCTACAACAATTTCTACGAGTTCGGCACCGACAAGAGCGATCCGGCGCAAAACGCGGGTACCCTGCGCACGCGGCCGTGGACGGTCACCATCGAAGGCGAAGTCAAGAAGCCGATGACGCTGGACCTCGATGCGCTGCTGAAACTGGCGCCGCTGGAAGAGCGTGTCTATCGCCTGCGCTGCGTGGAAGGCTGGTCGATGGTGATCCCGTGGGTCGGTTATTCGTTCTCCGAGATTATCAAGAAGGTCGAGCCGACCGGCAACGCCAAATACGTGGAATTCATCTCGCTGGCCGACAACAAGCAGATGCCGGGCGTCGGTAGCCGCGTGCTGCAGTGGCCCTACACCGAAGGCCTGCGCATCGATGAAGCGAATCACCCGCTGGCGCTGCTGACCCTGGGCATGTATGGCGAAACCCTGCCGAACCAGAATGGCGCGCCGGTGCGCATGGTGCTGCCGTGGAAATATGGTTTCAAGTCGGCCAAGTCCATCGTCAAGATCCGCTTCGTCAAGGAACAGCCGCGCACCTCGTGGAACCTGTCGGCGCCGTCCGAATACGGTTTTTATTCGAACGTGAATCCGAACGTCGACCATCCGCGCTGGTCGCAGGCCAGCGAGCGCCGCATCGGCGAAGACAGCTTTTTGACGCGCAAGCGCAAGACGCTGATGTACAACGGCTATAACGACGTGGCCTCGCTGTACGCGGGCATGGACTTGAAGAAATTCTTTTAAGCAGGGCGACCCATGGCTTTCCATCCCACACCCCGGCAGCTGTCGCTGATCAAGACCGTCATCTTTGTGCTGGCGCTGCTGCCCTTGGGCCGCATGGTGTGGCTGACGTACACCGGCCAGCTGGTCGAGCCGCTGGAATTCATCACGCGCGGCACCGGCGACTGGACGCTGTATTTCCTGTGCATCGGCCTGGGCGTCACGCCCCTGCGCCGCTTCACGCAGTGGAACTGGCTGGTCAAGCTGCGCCGCATGCTGGGCCTGTTTGCCTTTTTCTATGCCACCTTGCACTTCACCACCTTTTTATGGTTCGACCATTTCTTCGATTTGCAGGAAATGTGGAAGGATGTGCTGAAACGCCCCTTCATCACGGTGGGCTTTATCGCGTTTGTATTGCTGATTCCCCTGGCCGTGACCAGTACCAACGGCATGGTCAAGCGCCTGGGCGGCAAGCGCTGGCAGTGGTTGCACCGGCTGGTGTACGTGATCGCGCCGCTGGGAATATTGCATTACTGGTGGATGAAGGCGGGCAAGAACAATTTTGCCCAGCCCATCCTGTTTGGCTGCATCGTCGCGCTGCTGTTGTTAATTCGCGTCTATTTCGCCTGGAGCAAGCGGGTGCAAAACGCGAAGCTGGCGCGCTAAGTAATCGTCAGGAAATTATTGTGAAGTTATGACGAACAGAACCGGATGCTATGCAAGGCGCCAACTGCGACGCAGTGCGAGCACTGCTAGCAGTTGGCAACACAGCAGAGCGCCGGTTATGGAAGTCAGAAATCACAAGAATTTATTGGGGGTTACTTAGTACTGACTCAGGTCGCTGGCACGATCACCGGTGGCGGCGGCACCAGGGCCGGTTCGAGCGGGCCCTTGGCGGGCGCCGGCTTGCCCGACGGCGGCTTGGGCAGGTACAGGGCGCCGGGCTGGCCGCAGCCGGCCAGGACGCTAGAGACCACAATGGCAATGCCGATATAAAACGCTGAGGATGACTTCACGATTAGAATCACGGTTTGATTAAGATCTTTGGAGTGTAGCATGAGCGAATCGGAATTCCTGGCCTTGGCCGAAGCCACCCTGACCCGGATCGAGGCGGCGCTGGACCGGCTGAACGATGAAGACGTGCTCGACGTCGAATGCAGCCGCAGCGGCAATGTGCTGGAAATCGAGTTTATCGACAACGGCACCAAAATCATCGTCAACAGCCAGGCGCCGATGCGTGAAATGTGGGTGGCGGCCCGTTCCGGCGGTTTCCACTACAAGCGCGTTGGCGACGCGTGGGTCAATACGCGCGACGGCTCGGAACTGTTTGCGGCCTTGTCGACCATGGCGAGCGAGCAGGCCGGCGCGGCGGTGGTCTTGAAATAAGCGCCGCCATCGGCGCATGAAAAAAGGGCAGACTGTTCAGTCTGCCCTTTTGTTTTAGAAGAGCTCGTTCTTCACGGCTTCCTTGGCTTTTTCTTCCTCCGGCGTGCCCCTTGCCGCGCCTTCCAGGCTGCCGACTCCGGTGCCCGGCGGATTTTCCGCATAGTAGTACTCGTCGCCCACGTGGATCAGGCCTTCCGGTACCGCGCGTTCCTCGACCGGGATGCTTTTCAGCGCTTTCGCCATGTAGTTGATCCAGATCGGCAAGGCCAGGCCGCCGCCCGTTTCGCGGTTGCCCAGGTTGCGTGGCTGGTCGTAGCCGATCCAGGCAATGCCCACCAGCTTGGCCTGGTAGCCGGCGAACCAGGCATCGATGGAATCGTTGGTGGTCCCCGTCTTGCCGGCCAGGTCAGGGCGCTTCAGGGCCATCGCCTTGTTGGCCGTGCCGAAGCGCACCACATCGTTGAGCATGCTGTTCATCATGAAGGCATTGCGCTCGTCGATCACGCGGTTGGCTTCCTCGCCCGCCTTGTCGGGGTTGGCTTCCGACAAGACCTTGCCGTCGCTGTCGGTGACCTTGGCGATCAGGTAGGGGTTGATCTTGTAGCCGCCATTGGCGAACACGGCGTAGGCGCCGGCCATCTGCAGCGGCGTGACGTTGCCCGCGCCCAGCGCCAGGGTCAGGTAGGGCGGGTTCTTGTCGGCGTCGAAGCCGAAGCGGGTGGCGTATTCCTGGCCGTACTTGGCGCCGATCTTGTGCAGGATGCGGATCGAAATCATGTTTTTCGATTTCATCAAACCCTTGCGCATGGTCATCGGGCCGTCGTATTTGCTGTCGTAGTTCTTCGGTTCCCACGCCTGGCCGCCCGTCTGGCCCGCGTCGAACGAGATCGGCGCGTCGTTGATGATGGTGGCCGGCGACAGGCCCCGTTCCAGCGAGGCGGAATAGATGAAGGGCTTGAAGGCCGAACCGGGCTGGCGCCACGCCTGCGTCACGTGGTTGAATTTGTTGCGGTTGTAATCGAAACCGCCCACCATGGCCCGAATCGCCCCGTCGGTCGTGCTGGCCGAAACAAACGCCGACTGCACTTCGGGCATCTGCGTCAGCACCCAGTTGTCGCCTTCGCGCATGACGCGGATCACGGCGCCGCGGCGGATGCGGCGGTTCGGCGCCGCCTTTTCCGACAGCCAGGCCGCGCCGAAGGTCAGGCCGGAACCGGTGATGCTGATTTCCTCGCCGGCGGAAGTCACCGCCTGCAACGATTTGGGCGAAGCCTGCAACACCATGGCGCCGATGATGTCGTCGCTGTCCGGGTGGTCGGCCAGTTCCGTTTCGATCGCATCGTCCGCTTCGGCCTTGGTTTTAGGAATGTCGATATACGCTTCCGGGCCACGGTAGCCGTGGCGTTTCTCGTAGTCCATCACGCCCTTGCGCAGCGCGATGTAGGCGGCGTCCTGGTCGGCCTTGGTAATGGTGGTATAGACGTTCAGGCCGCGCGTGTAGGTGTCTTCCTTGAATTGCTCGTAGACCAGCTGGCGCGCCATTTCCGACACATATTCGGCGTGCACGCCAAAGGCGCTGCTGTCGGTCTTGACCTTCAGCTCTTCATGCTTGGCTTCCTCGAACTGGGCCGGCGTGATGTAGCCCAGCTGCGCCATGCGCTGCAGGATGTACTGCTGGCGCAGGCGGGCGCGTTTCGGGTTGACCACTGGATTGTAGGCCGACGGCGCTTTCGGCAGGCCGGCCAGCATGGCCGCCTCGGCCACGGTGAGGTCGCGGATATTCTTGCCGAAATAGATCTGCGCGGCCGAAGCGAAGCCGTAGGCGCGCTGGCCCAGGTAGATCTGGTTCATATAGACTTCCAGGATCTGGTCCTTGCTGAGGTTTTTCTCGATCTTCCACGCCAGCAGCACTTCATACGCCTTGCGCTTCAGGGTCTGTTCGCTGGACAGGAAGAAATTGCGCGCCACCTGCTGCGTGATGGTCGAGGCGCCTTGCTTGGCGCCGCCCGTCAGGTTGTGCAGCGCCGCGCGCGTGATGCCCAGGTAGTCCACGCCGCCGTGTTCATAGAAGCGGTCATCCTCGATGGCCAGCACGGCTTTCTTCATGACATCGGGAATATCCTTGATGTGCACCATATTGCGCCGCTCTTCGCCAAACTCGCCGATCAGCACGCCGTCGCTGGTAAAGATACGCAGCGGCATCTTCGGCCGGTAATCGGTCAGGGTATCGAGCGCCGGCAGGTTCGGGTACGCCATCGCCAGGCCGAACACCACCAGCAAGACGCCGACCACGCCCACGCCCACCAGTGATACCAGGGCCATCAGCAGAAAGCGTTTGGGTTTGCCGCCCTTGTTGGGCGGCTTCGGGCCAGCGTTGCCAGCGGAGGTGGAAGATGTCATGCGCGTTATGTCTTTCAGTTAATTATGCGGGCCAATTATAAGCGAGCTTGCCGAGGGGACGGCGCGCCAGGCGGGCTGCGGAACTCTTGTCGCTACTCTATATAAGCGTGTCTGTGCTGGCTGGCAACAAGGATTTGGTAACAATTGTCCTGCGCCAGATCAGCTTCCCGGCAGATAGGCGCACGGTGCCGCAGACACCGGTGGGAAAGCGGTTGTCAGCCGGGCCGGGCCGGGACTAGCATTTTGGTGGGCGCTGGAATGGGAGCCACCATGTTTTCCTTGCATAAACCCGGTTTGCTGGGCATCGATATCGGCGACGACGCCGTGCGCGTGGTCGAACTCGGGCGCCGCCGCGGTGCCTTGCAACACTGGCATAGCGGCATGGCGGCCGTGCCGCCCGGCGTGATGTTTGACGGCAACGTCGATGATATCGAGGCGCTGGCCAGCCTGCTGCGCCAGGCTTGCCAGGCCAGCGGCAGCCGGTGTTCGCGGGTGGCGCTGGCCATGCCCGCCAGCAGCCTGATCACGCAGGCGGTGCGCTTGCCGGCCGGTTTGCCGGAGGAGCAGCTGGAAATCCTGGTGGAACTGGAAGCGGCGCAATATATGCCGTTCACGATCGAGGACGCCAACCTCGATTTCTGCATCATGGGCCCGGCGCCGCCCTTGGGGCCGGACCGGCAGAGCGCCGAACTCGACGTGCTGCTGGTGGCGGCGCGGCGCTCCAGCGTGCAGCGCCGGCTCGATGCGGCGACCAGGGCGGGCTTGCAGGTGGTGGTGATGGACAGCGAGGCGCTGGCCTTGCGGGCCGGCATGGCGCATGGCGGCTGGCAAGCCATGGCCGATGGCGCGGCCTTCCAGCTGGCATGGGGCCTGGCCCTGCACGGGTTTGCCCGATGAATGCGGGCGCGAGTGTGAACGCGAGCGCGAGTGCGATGGTGTTTGTCAACCTGTTGCCGCACCGGCCGGCGGCGCGCCGCCAGCGCGAGCGCCAGGTGCTGCGCCTGCTGGCCGGCGGCGTGCTGCTGGGTGCGGCGCTGGCCCTGATGGCGGGGGTGGCCCTCGGTATCGCCATCGACAAGCAAACGCGGCGGCAGGCGCAGTGGCAGGCGGCCATGCGCGAGCGCGATGGCGCGATTGCGGCCGCGCAACGGGCGCAGCGCGAAACGGCCGTGCTGGCCGCGCGCCGGCAGGCGGTCCATCTGCTGCAGGCGCGGCGCAATGATGCCGTGATCGTGCTCGACGCGCTGGCCCGCGCCGTGCCCGCTGGCGTCACCCTGCACAGCCTGCGCCAGGACGGGGCGCGCCTGGTGCTGGCGGGCAGGGCGCCGTCGCAGCAAGCCGTTTCGGCGCTGTTGCTGGCGCTGGCGCAAGCCTTGCCGGGTTCCACGCCGCAATTGCAGGAAGTGCGCGCGCCCGTGCCGGCGGCCGGCGGCGTGGAACTGACCGTGCACTGGACCTTGCCGTCCAGCTTGTCGCCAGGAGACTGACCATGTCCAGCCTGAAACAGATGGCGCTGTGGCCACGCTACCTGCGCCTGGCCTGCGCCGCCCTGCTGGCGGTCTTGCTGCTGGCGCTGGCATGGCTGGCGCAGCTGGGCGAGCTGGTGGCGCGCTGGCAGGCGGCACAGGCGCAAACCCAGGCGCTG is a window of Janthinobacterium sp. J1-1 DNA encoding:
- the pilM gene encoding pilus assembly protein PilM; amino-acid sequence: MFSLHKPGLLGIDIGDDAVRVVELGRRRGALQHWHSGMAAVPPGVMFDGNVDDIEALASLLRQACQASGSRCSRVALAMPASSLITQAVRLPAGLPEEQLEILVELEAAQYMPFTIEDANLDFCIMGPAPPLGPDRQSAELDVLLVAARRSSVQRRLDAATRAGLQVVVMDSEALALRAGMAHGGWQAMADGAAFQLAWGLALHGFAR
- a CDS encoding protein-methionine-sulfoxide reductase heme-binding subunit MsrQ yields the protein MAFHPTPRQLSLIKTVIFVLALLPLGRMVWLTYTGQLVEPLEFITRGTGDWTLYFLCIGLGVTPLRRFTQWNWLVKLRRMLGLFAFFYATLHFTTFLWFDHFFDLQEMWKDVLKRPFITVGFIAFVLLIPLAVTSTNGMVKRLGGKRWQWLHRLVYVIAPLGILHYWWMKAGKNNFAQPILFGCIVALLLLIRVYFAWSKRVQNAKLAR
- a CDS encoding penicillin-binding protein 1A, whose protein sequence is MTSSTSAGNAGPKPPNKGGKPKRFLLMALVSLVGVGVVGVLLVVFGLAMAYPNLPALDTLTDYRPKMPLRIFTSDGVLIGEFGEERRNMVHIKDIPDVMKKAVLAIEDDRFYEHGGVDYLGITRAALHNLTGGAKQGASTITQQVARNFFLSSEQTLKRKAYEVLLAWKIEKNLSKDQILEVYMNQIYLGQRAYGFASAAQIYFGKNIRDLTVAEAAMLAGLPKAPSAYNPVVNPKRARLRQQYILQRMAQLGYITPAQFEEAKHEELKVKTDSSAFGVHAEYVSEMARQLVYEQFKEDTYTRGLNVYTTITKADQDAAYIALRKGVMDYEKRHGYRGPEAYIDIPKTKAEADDAIETELADHPDSDDIIGAMVLQASPKSLQAVTSAGEEISITGSGLTFGAAWLSEKAAPNRRIRRGAVIRVMREGDNWVLTQMPEVQSAFVSASTTDGAIRAMVGGFDYNRNKFNHVTQAWRQPGSAFKPFIYSASLERGLSPATIINDAPISFDAGQTGGQAWEPKNYDSKYDGPMTMRKGLMKSKNMISIRILHKIGAKYGQEYATRFGFDADKNPPYLTLALGAGNVTPLQMAGAYAVFANGGYKINPYLIAKVTDSDGKVLSEANPDKAGEEANRVIDERNAFMMNSMLNDVVRFGTANKAMALKRPDLAGKTGTTNDSIDAWFAGYQAKLVGIAWIGYDQPRNLGNRETGGGLALPIWINYMAKALKSIPVEERAVPEGLIHVGDEYYYAENPPGTGVGSLEGAARGTPEEEKAKEAVKNELF
- a CDS encoding lipoprotein produces the protein MKSSSAFYIGIAIVVSSVLAGCGQPGALYLPKPPSGKPAPAKGPLEPALVPPPPVIVPAT
- a CDS encoding PilN domain-containing protein, coding for MNASASAMVFVNLLPHRPAARRQRERQVLRLLAGGVLLGAALALMAGVALGIAIDKQTRRQAQWQAAMRERDGAIAAAQRAQRETAVLAARRQAVHLLQARRNDAVIVLDALARAVPAGVTLHSLRQDGARLVLAGRAPSQQAVSALLLALAQALPGSTPQLQEVRAPVPAAGGVELTVHWTLPSSLSPGD
- the cyaY gene encoding iron donor protein CyaY, whose amino-acid sequence is MSESEFLALAEATLTRIEAALDRLNDEDVLDVECSRSGNVLEIEFIDNGTKIIVNSQAPMREMWVAARSGGFHYKRVGDAWVNTRDGSELFAALSTMASEQAGAAVVLK